In Streptococcus porcinus, the genomic window CTGACTTTTATTATAACAAATTGCAGATGTGAAAAGCAAATCTTTGTTCACTAAAACAATCTCTCTTGTTCATACAGACACAAAAAAAAGGCAGAAACTAATCTGCCTTTTTATCTATTGTTCATTACTGATTAAGATAATTTAGTGATATTCACTGCTTGAGGGCCACGTTGACCTTCTTCAACATCAAATTCAACTTTTTGACCTTCATCTAAAGTTTTGAAACCATCAGACTGAATTGCTGAAAAATGTGCGAAGACATCTTGACCTTCCTCAGTTGAGATAAAACCGAAACCTTTTTCAGCGTTAAACCATTTAACTGTACCTTGTGCCATATACATCCACTTCCTTTCTAATAAAGCTATTGTGTAAAACTAGAGAGAAATGAAGATGTTAAAACACAAATATTTACTCAAAAACTAATTTACAATCTCAGTCTAACAGAGAATAGAAGTATTGTCAAGATAAAACATTAAAACTCCTTTAAAACTTTAAAAAATAAATTAAATAGAAAGCGTTTAACAAGCTCAAGGTAGCTTTTTAGTTGAGTTTCTCCTCTCTCTAGGCTAAAATGTGTTTTATAAAGAAGTTCTATTTTTAGCAACTCAAAGACATTTATTCACTTGAGATAATTAATTAAAAAAGTAAGCGAAGTGCTAAAATAGACAACCATAGGAGAGAATATGCCGGACACCAACCTAGTAGATCGCATTCAAAGCATGCGTCAAAAATATATTAACAATTACCCCACAGAGAAACTAAAGGCAGATTA contains:
- a CDS encoding cold-shock protein, which produces MAQGTVKWFNAEKGFGFISTEEGQDVFAHFSAIQSDGFKTLDEGQKVEFDVEEGQRGPQAVNITKLS